One window of the Yamadazyma tenuis chromosome 6, complete sequence genome contains the following:
- the CPP1 gene encoding tyrosine/serine/threonine protein phosphatase (COG:V; EggNog:ENOG503NY1Z) — translation MNEPAMESPSSSSMSASGSSSAYPNSRSRDSFSGWPTVPTPSQSSFSPGAYVIPSPSSTQHINCRADVTPVLVDTTPKLSAPRSLAVTPRREKSSSNVSHSTSSSYSSFSSPPDSDSSPKYMVNYSPKHSRKPSSLTSNRNINMKNLSLNLDDGSSITAGPTSGASKKALSIGISASDQPSDSQSPFLSSSPIVHNNSSTMLLDSKTSSSLKLSPVESSPRVRNNPALHTSKDYKFPHSDLTESFSKLAVSQSETHTLSFRPNVPEELQESSQLDAYPNGPANVLNGSVFLYSEPTIDEINQFDLVINVAKECPDLSAEFNKENLASKKYIYIPWNHTSSISEELPQLTRLMASYDDSDSRSRKRKILVHCQCGVSRSACVVVAYFMMKFKMNVNDAYELLKTGTSASSPEKTNRQVFERGYTIQSCDRICPNMSLIFELMDFNETLNHVH, via the coding sequence ATGAATGAACCCGCCATGGAGTCGCCCTCGCTGTCGTCCATGTCGGCGTCGGGGTCTTCTCTGGCGTATCCCAACTCCCGTTCTCGAGACCTGTTCTCTGGATGGCCCACCGTTCCCACACCTTCTCAGTCGCTGTTTTCACCTGGCGCTTACGTGATTCCCTCCCCATCTTCCACCCAACATATCAACTGCCGGGCCGACGTGACACCGGTACTCGTGGACACTACCCCCAAGCTCTCGGCACCCCGCCTGCTTGCTGTCACCCCTAGACGTGAAAAACTGTCTTCCAACGTGTCCCACTCCACCAGTTCATCTTACTCATCATTTTCGTCTCCACCAGACAGCGACTCGCTGCCCAAATACATGGTCAACTATAGTCCCAAACACTCTCGCAAGCCAAGTTCCTTGACGTCAAACAGAAACATAAATATGAAGAACTTGTCACTCAATTTGGACGATGGTAGCAGTATCACTGCGGGGCCCACCAGCGGTGCCAGCAAAAAAGCCTTATCCATCGGCATCCTGGCGCTGGACCAGCCGTCCGACTCGCAGTCACCGTTCCTTTCCTCTTCTCCCATCGTTCACAATAACTCCAGCACTATGCTTTTGGACCTGAAAACATCCTCCTCGCTTAAACTCCTGCCAGTGGAGTCGCTGCCACGCGTACGAAACAACCCGGCTTTACACACATCGAAAGACTATAAGTTCCCCCATTCCGACCTAACTGAAagtttttccaagttggccGTTAGTCAGTCAGAAACCCACACTCTTAGCTTCCGTCCAAACGTGCCAGAAGAGCTCCAAGAACTGAGCCAGCTTGATGCATATCCCAACGGACCGGCCAACGTTCTTAACGGTTCGGTATTTTTGTACTCAGAGCCCACCATCGATGAAATTAATCAATTTGACCTTGTGATTAACGTGGCCAAAGAATGCCCTGACTTGCTGGCCGAGTTTAACAAGGAGAACCTTGCAAGTAAAAAGTATATCTACATTCCTTGGAACCACACGAGCTCTATCTCGGAGGAGTTACCGCAATTAACGCGACTCATGGCTAGTTATGATGACCTGGACTCGAGGTCTCGCAAACGAAAGATCTTGGTGCACTGCCAATGTGGAGTCTCACGAAGTGCGTGTGTGGTGGTTGCCTACTTTATgatgaagttcaaaatGAACGTAAATGACGCATatgagttgttgaagacaGGCACCAGCGCCAGTTCACCAGAAAAAACCAACCGGCAAGTATTTGAACGAGGCTACACCATCCAGAGCTGCGATCGGATCTGTCCAAACATGAGCTTGATCTTTGAACTCATGGATTTTAATGAGACTTTAAACCATGTACACTAG